The Catenulispora sp. MAP5-51 DNA window CCTTCTCAGGTCTTCTGTGCACGATCGATCCGGAGAACGACCCGGTCGAGAGCTACCAGGCGTTGTCCGACCTGGATCCCCCACGTATTGACTACCTTTTGCCCCACGCGAACTGGGATGTGCCTCCGTCTCGGCCGGCGGAAGCAGGCGCGACACCGTACGCGGACTGGCTGATCGCCGTACACCGCCGTTGGTCGGCGGACGGGCGGCGGCTGCCCATCCGGGTGTTCGACTCGATCCAGTCGGCGCTGGCCGGCGGGGAGAGCCTCAAGGAGGCTCTCGGCACAGAACCCTGCGATCTGGCCGTCGTCGAGACCGATGGATCGATCGAACTCGCCGACTCCCTGAAGACCGCGTACGACGGCGCCCCGCGCACCGGCTTCCACGTCCTGAAGCACTCGTTCGACGAAGCAGCCGCGCATCCCGGGTTCGCCCTGCGCGAGACCGGAGTAACAGGGCTCTGTCATACGTGCCGACAATGCCCGGTCGTCGAGATCTGTGGCGGCGGGCTCTACGCGCACCGGTACAGCAAGGACAAGGGATTCGACAACCCGTCGGTGCACTGCGCCGACCTGTTCAAGATCATCACCTACGTGAAGGACGCATCGCCGCCGGACTCGGCGGCCACCGGAACCGGCGCCGCCCATGAGATGTCGGGGACCTGCTTCGACAGCCTCGCCGCGGGGCTCGGCGACGTCGTCGCGATCCGGCAGCTGGCGGCCGCCCAGCAGAGCATCAACCGCGGACTCCTGGACCGCGTGTTGACGGCGTCGTGCGAGCGGGGCGAATACTCCCGGCGGCCCTGGCAGGCCTTCGACGCCATGCAACGCGGGGATCCGGAGAAGTACCGCAAGGCCCTGCTACACCCGTTCCTCCGGGTCTGGGCCTCGCGCTATCTCGACGCCACGCCGGGATCGCCCGGAGTGGAGTACCTGAGCTCCTCGACCGCCGATCACCGGCACCGCCCGCGGCTCACGGCCGGGGATCTCACCGTCACGCTCGACAACGTCGACCCCTGCCTCGACTGCTACGGGAAGCCACTCGTCGACCGCCTGGATCCCGCGGCACTCGCCGCCTGGCAGCACATGTTCGCCGAAGCCTGGCAGCTCATCGCCACCGAGTACGCCGACTACGCGCCGGCCATCGGCGCGGGGCTGTCGACCATCGTCCCGCTTGCGCCCCGACCCGGCGCGCAGACGAGCGCGACGGCCCGCCAGGCGTTCGGCGCGATCGCGATAGCGCTTCCCGACACCGCCGATGACCTGGCCTTGCTCATCATCCACGAGTTCCAGCACGTCAAGATCGGCGCCTTGATGGACATGTTCGATCTCTACGATCCGGCCTCGCCGCTGACGTTCCCCGTCCCGTGGCGCCCGGACGAACGGCCTCCCGAGGCGGCACTCCAGGGGCTCTACGCCCATGCCGCTGTCGCCGACGTCTGGCGGACCCGATGGCTGCGTACCTCGAACACGGATTCGGAACGGTCCACGGCCGGGAAGCAGTACGCAACATGGCACCGGGCCGTCGCGCAGGTCGCCGGCGCTCTCCAGGTATCAGGGGTGTTGACAGGGCTGGGCGAACGCCTCGTGGCGGGCCTGGCCGAACACGCTCGTCGATAACCCTGAAAATGTTTCGCAGAATATTGCTTCGCCGCCTCCGAACGGTACACTCCGCAGTGCGTCGGCCCGGCTGGTCGGAAGGAATCCACAAGTGACAGAGGAAGAAAGGGAGCGCCTTGCCAAGGCTCCCTACTTTTTCCTGAGTTACGCACGGATGCCTCCGCACAACGACACCGGAACAATCAGCGGTGAGCCCGACAAGGACGTCATCGAGTTCCATCAGGACCTGTGCAACGCGATCCGCCACCTGGCCGCCGTCGAGCCCGGGGCGCGGGCCGGCTACCTGGACCGCGCCATGGGAACCGCGACCCGGTGGGAGGTCGCGGTGCAGGAGGCCCTGGCGACCTGTCGAACCTTCGTCGCGCTCTACAAACCGGCCTACTTCGAGAGCAGCTGGTGCGGGCGGGAGTGGGCGGCGTTCGAGCGCCGGCAGCAACTGGCCCGGCAGGCGGGCTCGATCGCCTACGACGCGATCATCCCGGTGCTCTGGGCCGATGAGGCCAGCTTGCCCGATCCCCTGCCCAAGGCGGCCAAGCCGGTGCAGTATGAGGACGCGGGGCAGCCCTCGAGCTACCGGCTCCAGGGGCTCTGGGAGTTGCGCTTCGGGATGTACGACCTCGAATACAAGCGGACCACGATTGCTATTGCCCGCACCATACTCAAGATTGCGCGGTCGACACAGATCCCCCAGTGCGACATCTCGGAGTTCTCACAAGATGACAACGCCTTCAGTTCGGTATCGGAATGACGTGAAGGGACAGAAGGGTATGGCGGGCTCTCGACCGTCCGGTGACGAACCGTCCGTCCACGAACCGCTGTTCTTTCTCAGTTATGCCCGCCCGCACGAGTCCGAGGCGGAGCATCCCCGGGAGGAGCCGGATCTCTTCCTGACCTTCTTCGACGACCTCACCCAGCGGATCAGCACCCTGTTGCCGGGCGAGCGTCCCGGCGACCTGGGCTACGCCGCCTCCGCCGTCGCGCCGGGACAGTCCATACTGCAGGCCCTGGCGATGTGTCACGTCTTCGTGCCGCTGATCTCCCCTCAGTACTTCAGAAGCCGGTTCTGCGGACTGGAGTGGTCGGCCTTCCGCAAGCGAGTCGGCACCCGGGACCTCGCGCTCCACTTCGTCCCGGTGACCTGGGCGCCGGTGGAGCAGGCGGACATCCCGCCGGACGTCCTGGAGATCAACTTCCAGACCCCGCGCCAAGGCCGGGCCGACATCACCGAGGGCCTGTACTCGCTCATGGTCGACCGCGCCCCGGGCAGCGACTACGACCGGGTCGTGAGGAACGTGGCCCGGACGATCAGCGAGGCCGCCCGGGAACACCCGCTGCCGGCCGGCAGGCCTGCCTCGCTGCGGAGCCTGCCGAACGCCTTCCGGGCCGCGCCCACCCGCCTGCGCCTGCGGATCGTGATCCTGGCCCCGACCCGGGACCGTTCCCCGGAGGGCCGGACGGCCGTCGAGCACTACGGCCCCACCCAGACGGGCTGGGCCCCGTACGACGACCGCTGGGACCGCACGCTCGCCGCGGACGTCAAGACCGTCGCCGACCGCCTCGGCTACGACCCCGAGATCGTCGCGTTCGACGACGTCGCCCCCGCGCTGCTGGCCGGCACGCTGGCCGGCGCGCCGACCATCCTGCTCATCGACAACTGGGCCCTGCTCGACACCGGCTGGCGGGACCAGGTCGCGGCCTACGTCGATCCGGCGGCCAAACGGCCGGCCTGGGAGACGTTCATGGTGGTCCGGGACGAGAAGGACCCGCAGACCCGGGAACGCGGCGCGGACCTGCGGGCCGCTGTGGACGAGACGCTGGGGGCGAGCCTGCAGGCGATGCAGACGGTCGTCCAGCACGCGGCGTCCGGGAACGGCCCGCGCGAACGCTTCCCCTCGCATTTCTCCACCGTGGCCGAGTTCGCCGCGGGCCTGTTCCGCTTCCGGAGGTCCCAGTGACCGGCGGCGCGCGGAACGGCAGTGCACTGGTCGACGACGACGGAGGTGTGACCATGACGGGCTCGGAAGCCGCCGACGGCCGGATCGTGACGTTCTACAGCTACAAGGGCGGCACCGGCCGCACCATGGCGCTGGCGAACGCGGCCTGGATCCTGGCCGCCGCCGGGCACCGGGTCCTGATGATCGACTGGGACCTGGAGGCGCCGGGCCTGCACCGGTTCTTCGAGCCCTTCCTCGGGGACGGGCGGCTGCGCGACGTCCCGGGCATCATCAACATGATCGACCAGTACTGCGACTCCGCCAACGCCCGGCGGACCGGCACGGACGGCACGGAAGGCACAACCATCGACCCGGTCGCATGGTGGGCGGAGAACGCCCACGTGTCCGACAACGCGGTCGAGCTGGACTGGGACTTCGAGTCCGGCGGCAGCCTGCACTTCATCCGGGCCGGACGCACCGCCCCGGTGCAGTCCGCCGGGATCCCGGCCATGGACTGGTTCACGTTCTACCACCACCTCGGCGGAAACGCGTACCTGAAGCAGATGCGGCTCCAGCTCAAGCAGGCGTACGACTACGTCCTGATCGACAGCCGCACCGGGAACAGCGACATCGAGGACATCTGCACCAAGAGCCTTCCCGACGACCTCGTCGTGTGCTTCACCCTCAGCGGCCAGAACATCGACGGCACAGCGATGATGGCGGTCGAGGCCTACGAGAACCGAGCCACCGACTGGCGGCGCCCCCCGGTCCGCATCCTGCCGGTGGTGACCCGCGTGGACGACTCGGACTCCGACCGGCGCGACACCGGCCTGGCCGTGGCGCAGGCCCGGTTCGCGCCGTTCGTGAACCGGATCGGCTCCCACGATGCCGCGACCTACTGGAACCTCGCGCAGATTCCTTACAAGGCGCTGTACTCCTACGAGGAACTGCTCGCCGTCTTCGGCGACTCGCCCGGCAACCCGCAGTCGGTGCTGGCCGCGATGGAGCGGCTGGTCGGACTGATCACCGAGGGCGAGGTGACATCGCTGGCTCGGATGGACGAGGGCCTGCGGCTGCGGCACCGGCAGAAGTTCTTCCGGCGTGCACCGGTCGCGCTGGCCGACGTCTGCATCAGCCACCTGGCGGCCGACCGGACCTGGGTGGCGTGGCTGCGCTGGCTGCTGCGCGGCGCGGGCCTGGAGACGTCCGTGGACGAGGCGTCCGCGGCCGACGGCCGGGCCCTTGACCCGCTGACCGCCGAGCAGATGCGGTCGGCCCCCTACACCCTGGTCCTGGTGTCCGGCGCCTACCAGCAGTCGGCGCTGGGCCGGTCGGTCTGGGCCAGCCGCAACGACGTGCCGGCCCAGCCGACCCAGCTGGGCAAGCTGGTGGCGCTGCACGTGGAGCCCCCGATGGCGGGCGGCGCGCTGCGCTGGTCGCCGTCGGTGGAGACGGTGAACCGCAGCGAGGTCGACGTGGCCGGCTCGCTGCTGGCCGCGCTCGGCTCGCCGATGACCGCCGAGCAGGCGCTGACCGAGGCCGAGCGGATCGGGCCCCGGGTCCGGTATCCCCGCTCCCGGCCCGACCACTGGAAGGTGCCGAACCGGGTCGTCCGGTTCACCGGGCGCGAGGACAGCCTGGCCCGGCTGCGGAACCAGCTCACCGCGGGCGTCCGGGGCGACATGACGCACGCCGTGCTCGGCATCAGCGGCATCGGCAAGACGGCGCTGGTCGTGGAGTACGCGCACCGCTTCCAGCACCACTACGACGTGGTCTGGTGGATCCGCGCCGAGCACCTCAACTTCGTCACCGAGGACCTGGCCGAGCTCGCCCGGCGGCTGGGCCTGGAGGTCCAGAACGTCGGCGAGGCCGCCGACGCCGTCCGGGAGGACCTGCGCGCCGGCCGGCGCGGCGGGCGCTGGCTGCTGGTGTACGACAACGCCGAGGACCCGGAGCAGCTGCTGGACCGGTTGCCCTCGGCCGCGAACGGCCACGTGCTGGTCACGTCGAACAACTCGAAGTGGTCCAGCGCGGTGCCGGCGATGGAGATCGAGGTCTTCGACCTGGCCGAGAGCATCGACCTGCTCACCCGCCGGGTCCCGGGCCTGTCGGAACAGCACGCCAAGCTGGTCGCCGTCGAGGTCGGCAACCTCCCGCTGGCCGTCGAGATCGCCGGCTCCTGGCTGGCCGAGACCGGGATGCCCGTCGAGGCCTACCTGGAGCTGCTGCGCAGCGACCCCGCCGCGACGCTGGAGCGCGGGCACGCCTCCGGGTACGACCGCTCGGTCATCGCCGCCTGGCGGCTGAACGTGGCCAAGATCGGCGAGCTGTCCCCGGGCGCGGAGCGGCTCCTGCAGCTGCTGGCGTTCTGCGGCCCCGAACCGGTCGCGGCCAACCTCGTCTACGGCGACGCCATGAGCCGCGCCCTGCTGCCCTATGACAGCAGGCTGCGCTCCGGCAAGGGCCCGATCGGGCAGTACGTGCAGCTGCTCAACAACTACGGCCTGGTCACGGTGCCGCGCGGCACCGACAAGCCGCTCCAGGTCCACCGGCTGATCCAGCAGGTGGTCCGGGACGAGATCCCGGAGCCGGCCGACCGGGAGGCGCTGCGCCGCGCGATCCACGAGGTCCTGGTCGCGGCCCGGCCGCCGCAGGGCGATGTGGACAACGCGAAGACCTGGCCGGTCTACGCCGAGATCTGGCCGCACCTGGTGCACTCCGAGGCGCGCCGCGGCAACGCCGAGACCCGCCAGCTCTACGTCGACCGGGTCCGCCACCTCCGGCTGCGCGGCGAGCCGCGCCCGGCGGCCGAACTGGCCGAGGAGACGGTCGCGCTGTGGGAGGCCGATCCGGACATCGGGCCGGACGACGCGCGCACTCTGAGCATGCGCTTCGAGCTGGCCAACGCACTGCGCGCGCTGGGCGACCCGGCCCGGTCCCTGGAGATCAACACCGACGTGCTGGAGCGCCAGCGGTCGCACCCGGACCTCGGCCCGGAACACCTGGCGACGCTGATGACGGTCGGCGGGCTGGCCTCCGACTACCGGGCCCTGGGCCGTTTCCAGGAATCACTGGCCCTGGACCGCGCGAACCACGCCGACTTCCTCACCCACATCGGCCGGGACCACTCCCGGACCCTGCTGGCGGCCAGCAACCTGGCCGTGGCGCTGCGCGCGGCGGGCGAACCCTTCGAGGCGCTGAAGATCGACCAGCAGACCCTCGACGACCGCCGGGACGTCCTGGGCGAGACGGACTTCCTGACCTTCAAGTCGGCCATCAACCTGGCCCGCGACCTGCGGGACTGCGGCGACCGCAGCGGCGCCCTGGAACTGCTCAAGGTCACCTACCGGGACGCCCGCGAAGCCCTCGGCGACGACGCCCCGGCCACCATCGAGGCGGCCCGGGCCCTGTCCACCAGCTACCGCAAGGCGGGCGACTACACCGAGGCCGGCAAGCTGCTGGAGCGGCTCCGCGTCCAGCTCGGCGCGCCGGAGTCGGTGCAGTCGGTGCCGCAGCTCGGCTACGCGCTCAACGCCGCCGCCCACCGCGCCGGCAGCGGCGACGTCCAGGGCGCCCTGGACCTGGCCCTCACGACGCTGCAGAAGTACCAGGACAAGCAGCCCCACCACCCCGACACCATGGTCTGCGCCAACAACGTCGCGATCTATCTGCGGCGCCTGGGCCGCACCGAGGAGTCGCTGGAACGGCTGCGTGTGACCTTCTCGGAACTGACCACGGCGCTGGGGTCGACCCATCTCAGCACCCTGGGTTGCGCGATCAACCTCGGGAACGCCCTCGCCGAGACCGGCCACCTCGACGAGGCCGAGGAGCTGTACCTGGCGACCGCCGACCTCCTGCGCACGGTGCTGGCGCCGGCCGAGCCCGCGGCCCGCGAGAGCCACCCCGATCTGCTGGCGTGCCAGGCGAATCTGGCGATCACCTGGCACGAGACCGGCCGGGAGGACCAGGCCGTGACCGAGCGGGCCAGGGTGCGCAAGCTGATGGCGGCGACCCGCGGCGAGAAGCACCCGAGTACGTCGCGGCTGGACCGCTGGGAGCGGGCCGACCGGGAGCTGGACGCGACGCCGTTGTGAGGCGCGGTCATCGCTCTGGCTGGCGCGACACCGTCAGCGCCGTGACGCCGCGCCCGCCGGATTCGCGGTGTTCGCCAGCCAGCGCAGGATCCGCGGCATGGCCGGGATGGCGCCGAAGTGGGCGGTGTCCAGCGCGAGCATGGTCGTGGCGTTCTTGATGTGGTCGGCGAGCCAGTAGAAGTGGTCCATCGGCGAGAACGTGTCCAGCTCGCCCTGCCAGAGCAGGGCCGGCACCTCGATGTCCGACACCTGGAACCCCCAGGGCTTCACCAGTGAGACGACGTCGTCGAACCAACCCTGCAGACCGTGGTCGCGCGCGTCCGCGTCCGCCTCGTCGGGGTCGAAGGCGGCGTCGAAGTTCTGCACCAGCATGCGGCGCACGCCGGTCTCCCAAACGATCCGGCGATCTCCCGGCGACATTTCCGGGACGAGGGATCTGATCATCTGCTGTGGATCGGAGTTCAGCGCCGAATGGCGCTGAAGCAGTTCTTCGTGAAGGGATCCGTGGTCCTCGGCAGCCAGCGTGAAAGCGTGGATGTTGGACGGGGTCATCCCCCCGAACCAGTCAAGTTCCGCGGGGTCCACGTCGAAGGGCGCCAGACTTACCAGGATCGCCACGTTCTGCACCCGATCCGGCAAGAGCGCGGCACACGCCATCGCATGCGGACCGCCCCCGGAGCGGCCCATGACGGAGAACGTCTCGATGCCCAGCGCATCGGCGATCGACGCGACATCGGCGGCGGCGTGACTCACACTCCGCCCCTCCAACCGCCCGGAGCCACCGTATCCTGGCCGGTCATAGGCGATAAGCCGCAAGCCCGAGTTGTACAAGTGATTGACAAGAGGTCGCGGCCCGCGACGGCTTCCGGGCATCCCGTGCAAATAAAGGATCGGATACCCGTCCTCCGGGCCCCAGGACTCCACCGCGAGCCCCCGACCACCCTCGGCCACCACTTGCGTTCTCACTCGCAGCCTCCCGAGTCCGGTGCCGGCCGTAGCCTTCGCACCCTGTTCGCAGCATGGCGCAGGACATCACGATTGTCATTAACGAAAAGCGCGCACTGGCTATCCGTGCTTCCGCCAAGACACGCGAGAGCCTAGCGGAGGGACGCTCCGCTGTGGCACATGTTGAGAAAGGCACGCGTGGGTTTCACCCTGCCTCAACCGTGAGCTATGCGACGTTCAACCGACATTGCGATCATCACGCGGCACGCCAGGCTTCTTGCCACCGACCGTAGGCGGGGACCCCCCGTAGTCGTCAGGACCCATCGCGGTGCTCCCCGCAGCACCCTGATTTCCGGACATGACTCCATAGTGCCGTCCATGCCTGGCGCGGGTACAGAGCCCGCTCTAGAGGCGAAGCCCTTAGTAAACTTCCGCGCGTAGTCGGCAGTCGCGACGACTGTCGTCTTGAAACGGGGAGGGCACGGGGGATGGTACGTCCAACAGGCTGGGACGTCTTAGGGCTGGATGGGGATCCGACGCCGGGTGTGGTGGAGTCGGTGCAGGCGTTGGCGAGGGAGTTCGGGGACTTCGCCCATGATGTGGAGGCGGCGTATCGGAGTCTGAACAGTTTTGGTTCGGATGCGAGTGCGTTGCAGTGGATCGGTCAGACCGCTGATGCGTTCAAGGGGCAGTTCGGTCCGTTGCCGGGGCGGCTGCAGAAGCTGTACACGTCCTACAGCGAAGCCTCCGATGCGCTGTCGGCCTATGCGCCGTTGTTGCAGGCAGTGCAGACCAAGGCCGATGCGGCGCTGCGGCAGGCTCAAGACGCGCACACCGATTTGCAGCGGGCCACCAGCACCGCTACCAACGCGGCCTCGGATCTGAAGACGGCGCAGCAGAATCAGGCCGCCAACCCGGATCAGAAGGCTGTCACTGACGCGCAGACCGCGCATGACACCGCGCAGACCAACCTGGACAACGCCAAAGCCAAGATGGCGGCGTTGACCAAGCAGGCCAACGACGCCTACAACGACCGCATCACCGCGGCCAAAACCTGCGCCTCGGCGCTCCACAAGGCCCAGGGCGACGGTATCCACAACAAGTCTTGGTGGGATCACGTCGGCGAGGATCTGTCGGAGTGGGGCGGGAAGATCGCCGAGATCGCCAACGACCTCGCGCCCTTCCTGGATGTTCTGGCGCTGGCCACCTCCTGGATCCCCGGCGTGGACGTCATCACCGCGGCGTTGGCCGAGGCTGACAACATCATCGCCCTGGTCGGTACCGGCATGCAGATCGCCGGCGACGCGATGCAGGGTCACTGGGGCGATGCGTTGATGGGCGCCGGCATGCTCGGCCTCACCTTCCTCGGCGGCAAAGCCATCGGCTCGCTCGGCGGCAAACTGGCAGGCAAACTCGGCCGAGAAGCCGAGGAGGGCGCCGAGGGAGGTATCGGTGCCGAAGCCCGTGCGGCCGAGGGAGGCAAGACCTCGTACTGCGAGCGCGACCCCATCGACGTCGTGTCGGGCTGGATGCTCGCCCACAAGACCGATCTCGCTCTGCCCGGGGCGCTGCCCGTCGTCCTCCGCCGTTCTTATGCCTCCGGATACACCACGGGCAGGCTGTTCGGCCCCGGCTGGTCGAGCACCCTCGACCAGCGGATAGCGGTCAACGCCGCCGGGATCCACTTCGCCGGCGACGATTCGCAGACAATCCGGTTCCCGATACCGGCTTCGGCCGAAGCGGTGCTGCCCGACCGTGGCCGCCTGCTCTCGCTGGTGTGGGACCGCGGCCTCGACGAGATCCGGATCAGCGATCCGGACACCCGCTCCACGCTGCACTTCCCGACGGTCCACCACCGGGACGAGATCGGCGAGATCCGCGACGTGGCCGCGATCAGCGATCGCCACGGGAACCGGGTCGCCATCGTGCGCGCCGAGGACGGCACCCCCACCCTGGTCGAGCACCCGGCCTATCGGGTCGCGGTCGACACCATCAGGACGGCGCGGGGCCCGCGGATCAGCTCCCTGCGTCTGCTCGGAGACGATTCCGGGGCACACGTGGCGGCCTTCGGATATGACGCCCACGGACGCCTGACCACCCTCCACGACTCGCCGGACGCGGAGCCGTCGCTGCGCTACGAATACGACGCGGACGATCGGATCTGTGCGTGGACCGACCAGCTCGACCACCGCTACAGCTACGAGTACGACCGCTGGGGACGCGTGATCGGGACCGACGGCACCGCCGGATACCTGTCGGGTTCCTTCCAGTACGACGACGACCAGCGACGGACGACGCACCTCGACTCGTTCGGCCAGGCCACGGTCTATGAGTACGACGAACTGGGACACGTGACGGCGATCACCAACCCGCTCGGCGGCGTCAGCCGTCTGGTCTGGGACCACCGCGGGGAACTGCTTTCGTCCACCGACGAGATGGGCGGCACCACGGCTTACACGGTCGACGACCAGGGCGACACCGTCCAGACGACCCGCCCCGACGGCGCCGTCACCACCACCGTCTACAACGACCTGCACCTGCCGACCCGCATCGCCACCCCCGACGGCGCGACCTGGTGCTACGAGTACGACCGCAACGGCAACATGACCGCGGCGATCGACCCGATCGGTGCGACGACCGCCTTCTCCTACACCGCCGAAGGCTTCCTGACCTCCACGACGGACCCGTTGGGCAACGTCGAGACCTACACGCCGAACGCGGCCGGGCTTCCCCGCCGGACGGTCGATGGCGTCGGCGGGATCTGGACCGTCGACTACGACCTCTTCGGCCGCCCGGCGGCCGTCACCGATCCGTTGGGCGCCGTCACGACCTCCACCTGGGACGCCGCGGGGCGCCCGCTGTCGCGGACTCTCCCGAACGGCTCCCTCCAGAGCTGGCAGTGGGACTCGCGGGGCAATCTGCTGGCGCAGACCGACGAGGACGGCCACACCACGCGGTTCGAATACGGGCCCTTCCAGACCGAGATCGCGCGCATCGAACCTGACGGGACGCGCTACACCTTCGCCTACGACCGCGAACTGCGCCTGACCGCCGTTCTCAACCCGGCGGGCGCCGCGTGGAGCTACCAGTACGACTCCGCCGGACGGCTGGCCGGCGAGCAGGACTTCGACGGCCGCCGCCTGGAATACCGCCACGATCTCGCCGGCCGCCTGATCCACCGGACCAACGGCGCGGGACAGGCCGTCGACCTGGTGCGCGACGTCATGGGCCGGGTCGTCGAGCAGCGCGTGGAGGGTCAGACCGCGGTCTCCTTCGAGTACACCGCCCGCGGGACACTGGCCGTGGCGCGCCGCGGTGCCGACGAGTTGGCGTACACGTACGATCCGCGCGGCCGCATCATCAGCGAGAGCCTCAACGGCCGCGCGGTCACGTCCAGCGTCGACGCCCTCGGTCGGCGGACCGACCGCGTCACGCCGAGCGGGCGGACGTCGACCTGGGCCTACGACGCCGCCGGCCGGCCGGACACTCTGAGCGGCCCGAGTTGGGGGATGAGCTTCGGCTACGACGCGGCAGGCCGGGAGACCAGCCTCCGGGTCGGCGCCGACATGGAGATCGCCAGCACCTGGGACCTGCTCGGCCGCCTCACCTCCCGCCGGGTGCTCAGCGGCGCCGACCAGCGCGTCCGGGTCGATCGGGCATGGACGTATCAGCCCAACGGCGCTCCTGTGGGGATCGCGGACCCGATTCTCGGCGACCAGAACATCAAGGTCGACGCGCTCGGCCGGGTGACGGCGGTGCGCGGGGCCACGTGGTCCGAGGACCTCGCCTACGACGCGCTGGGCAACGTCGTTTCGCA harbors:
- a CDS encoding RHS repeat-associated core domain-containing protein translates to MVRPTGWDVLGLDGDPTPGVVESVQALAREFGDFAHDVEAAYRSLNSFGSDASALQWIGQTADAFKGQFGPLPGRLQKLYTSYSEASDALSAYAPLLQAVQTKADAALRQAQDAHTDLQRATSTATNAASDLKTAQQNQAANPDQKAVTDAQTAHDTAQTNLDNAKAKMAALTKQANDAYNDRITAAKTCASALHKAQGDGIHNKSWWDHVGEDLSEWGGKIAEIANDLAPFLDVLALATSWIPGVDVITAALAEADNIIALVGTGMQIAGDAMQGHWGDALMGAGMLGLTFLGGKAIGSLGGKLAGKLGREAEEGAEGGIGAEARAAEGGKTSYCERDPIDVVSGWMLAHKTDLALPGALPVVLRRSYASGYTTGRLFGPGWSSTLDQRIAVNAAGIHFAGDDSQTIRFPIPASAEAVLPDRGRLLSLVWDRGLDEIRISDPDTRSTLHFPTVHHRDEIGEIRDVAAISDRHGNRVAIVRAEDGTPTLVEHPAYRVAVDTIRTARGPRISSLRLLGDDSGAHVAAFGYDAHGRLTTLHDSPDAEPSLRYEYDADDRICAWTDQLDHRYSYEYDRWGRVIGTDGTAGYLSGSFQYDDDQRRTTHLDSFGQATVYEYDELGHVTAITNPLGGVSRLVWDHRGELLSSTDEMGGTTAYTVDDQGDTVQTTRPDGAVTTTVYNDLHLPTRIATPDGATWCYEYDRNGNMTAAIDPIGATTAFSYTAEGFLTSTTDPLGNVETYTPNAAGLPRRTVDGVGGIWTVDYDLFGRPAAVTDPLGAVTTSTWDAAGRPLSRTLPNGSLQSWQWDSRGNLLAQTDEDGHTTRFEYGPFQTEIARIEPDGTRYTFAYDRELRLTAVLNPAGAAWSYQYDSAGRLAGEQDFDGRRLEYRHDLAGRLIHRTNGAGQAVDLVRDVMGRVVEQRVEGQTAVSFEYTARGTLAVARRGADELAYTYDPRGRIISESLNGRAVTSSVDALGRRTDRVTPSGRTSTWAYDAAGRPDTLSGPSWGMSFGYDAAGRETSLRVGADMEIASTWDLLGRLTSRRVLSGADQRVRVDRAWTYQPNGAPVGIADPILGDQNIKVDALGRVTAVRGATWSEDLAYDALGNVVSHTDTRTPESDSAGRRVYAGTRLREAGRTSYEYDGQGRLVRRTRRTLSGGRRVWTYTYDAFDHLIEAVVPDGHCWRYAYDALGRRIRKQRVDGLGAVLEQVEFAWDGELVAEERHSVSGTGRATTTTWDFRPGSGIPVAQDRRVHVLEAPQDVVDARFHAIVTNLVGAPTELVTADGRVAWRSEQGLWGGPIDGGSPQAAYGAGDTCPIRFPGQYRDTETGLDYNFQRYYDPENGRYTTPDPLGLAPAPNHYAYVDNPYTDTDPFGLAKGKSGGGAANSGPPDWAVNELAKIKANNGTVHTYSRNDPKYDPANPGKQVLWEGRSTEPAAKIRKWGAQPAVLNPDGTERLPAFDGSPEWEVPGKPASYKIVGPNRYGDYGYTSNHYGKIDEFKCP